Proteins encoded in a region of the Streptomyces violaceoruber genome:
- a CDS encoding MerR family transcriptional regulator, giving the protein MELLTIGAFAKATRLSPKALRLYDELGLLPPARVDPVTGYRRYAPEQVQRARLVAWLRRLGMPLARIRHVCSLDAGAAAGEVRAFWARAEAETAARRDLAAFLVDHLTRKDPAMSATPPALGMRYAAASDTGLVRESNQDTAYAGSRLLAVADGFGDEGAPASAAAVESLRRLESGGVPADGLLNVLADAVEEAERAVHDAVGSGPARQQAGTTLTAMLWTGSQLGLVHIGDSRVYLLRDGELFQITHDHTVVQSMVDEGRITPEEAASHPQRSLLVRALGRGADATAEMRLQDARPGDRCLLCSDGLSAVVPGEEIRRVLAAPGEPGATVRELVALANGSGGPDNVSCVVADVVPGA; this is encoded by the coding sequence GTGGAGTTGCTGACCATAGGGGCGTTCGCGAAGGCGACCCGGCTGTCGCCGAAGGCGCTGCGGCTCTACGACGAGCTGGGCCTGCTGCCGCCCGCCCGCGTCGACCCGGTCACCGGCTACCGCCGCTACGCCCCGGAACAGGTGCAACGGGCCCGGCTCGTGGCCTGGCTGCGCCGCCTGGGGATGCCGTTGGCCCGCATCCGGCACGTGTGCTCGCTGGACGCGGGAGCGGCGGCCGGGGAGGTCCGTGCCTTCTGGGCACGGGCCGAGGCCGAGACCGCCGCCCGACGGGACCTGGCCGCCTTCCTCGTCGACCACCTGACCCGGAAGGATCCCGCCATGTCTGCCACCCCTCCCGCCCTGGGCATGCGCTACGCCGCCGCCTCCGACACCGGCCTGGTCCGCGAGAGCAACCAGGACACCGCCTACGCCGGTTCCCGCCTGCTGGCCGTCGCCGACGGCTTCGGCGACGAGGGCGCTCCGGCGAGCGCCGCCGCCGTCGAGTCGCTGCGGCGGCTGGAGAGCGGCGGTGTCCCGGCGGACGGTCTCCTCAACGTCCTCGCGGACGCGGTGGAGGAGGCCGAGCGGGCCGTGCACGACGCCGTGGGCTCCGGTCCCGCGCGGCAGCAGGCCGGTACGACCCTCACCGCGATGCTCTGGACGGGGTCGCAGCTGGGCCTCGTCCACATCGGCGACTCGCGCGTGTATCTGCTGCGCGACGGGGAGCTGTTCCAGATCACGCACGACCACACCGTGGTGCAGTCGATGGTCGACGAGGGCCGCATCACGCCGGAGGAGGCCGCGTCCCACCCCCAGCGGTCGCTGCTGGTGCGGGCCCTGGGCCGGGGAGCCGACGCCACCGCGGAGATGCGTCTGCAGGACGCCCGGCCCGGGGACCGCTGCCTGCTCTGCTCCGACGGCCTGTCGGCGGTGGTGCCGGGCGAGGAGATCCGCCGGGTGCTGGCCGCCCCGGGTGAGCCCGGGGCGACCGTCCGGGAACTGGTGGCCCTCGCCAACGGGTCCGGCGGTCCCGACAACGTCAGCTGCGTCGTCGCCGACGTCGTGCCCGGGGCGTGA
- a CDS encoding Cmx/CmrA family chloramphenicol efflux MFS transporter: MPLAVYILGLSVFALGTSEFMLSGLLPPIADDMDVSIPRAGLLISAFAIGMVVGAPLLAVATLRLPRKTTLVALISVFGVGQVAGALATSYEVLFVSRVVSALACAGFWAVGAAVAIAMVPVTARARAMAVMIGGLSIANVLGVPAGAFLGEHLGWRSAFWAVGGASAVALVGVVTLIPRIPLPERRPRLRGELAIYRDRQVWLSIVVTALAAGGVFCAFSYLAPLLTDVAGLADGWVPTVLALFGVGALIGTTIGGRVADAHLFGVLLSGITASTVLLAALALFASSPAVVIVLSLLLGVSAFYTAPALNARMFNVAGAAPTLAGATTTAAFNLGNTGGPWLGGTVIDADLGYEATAWAGGAMTLVAIAFVAVSLRLHTRSRVVTGGGPASETANLERAQRV; encoded by the coding sequence ATGCCGCTCGCCGTCTACATCCTCGGCCTGTCCGTCTTCGCCCTCGGCACCAGCGAGTTCATGCTCTCCGGACTGCTGCCGCCCATCGCCGACGACATGGACGTGTCGATCCCGCGAGCCGGGCTGCTGATATCGGCGTTCGCGATCGGCATGGTGGTCGGCGCGCCGCTGCTGGCCGTGGCGACCCTGCGCCTGCCCCGCAAGACCACGCTGGTCGCGCTGATCTCGGTGTTCGGCGTCGGCCAGGTCGCGGGCGCGCTCGCGACGAGCTACGAGGTCCTGTTCGTCTCGCGGGTCGTCAGCGCGCTCGCCTGCGCCGGCTTCTGGGCGGTGGGCGCGGCCGTGGCCATCGCGATGGTGCCGGTGACCGCGCGGGCCCGCGCGATGGCCGTGATGATCGGCGGACTGTCCATAGCCAACGTCCTCGGCGTCCCGGCGGGCGCCTTCCTCGGCGAGCACCTGGGCTGGCGGTCCGCGTTCTGGGCCGTGGGCGGCGCGTCCGCCGTCGCGCTCGTCGGCGTGGTGACCCTCATCCCCCGCATCCCGCTGCCCGAGCGGCGGCCCCGGCTGCGGGGCGAGCTGGCGATCTACCGGGACCGCCAGGTCTGGCTGTCCATCGTCGTGACCGCGCTCGCCGCCGGCGGCGTCTTCTGCGCCTTCTCCTACCTCGCCCCGCTGCTCACCGACGTCGCCGGACTGGCGGACGGATGGGTACCGACCGTGCTGGCGCTGTTCGGCGTCGGCGCGCTCATCGGCACGACGATCGGCGGCCGGGTCGCCGACGCCCACCTGTTCGGCGTACTGCTCTCCGGCATCACCGCCTCGACGGTGCTGCTGGCCGCCCTCGCGCTGTTCGCCTCCAGCCCCGCCGTCGTGATCGTCCTGTCGCTGCTGCTCGGGGTCTCCGCGTTCTACACGGCGCCCGCGCTCAACGCGCGCATGTTCAACGTCGCCGGTGCCGCCCCCACCCTCGCGGGCGCGACGACGACCGCCGCGTTCAACCTGGGCAACACCGGCGGGCCCTGGCTCGGCGGCACGGTGATCGACGCGGACCTCGGCTACGAGGCCACCGCCTGGGCGGGCGGGGCGATGACCCTGGTCGCGATCGCCTTCGTCGCCGTCTCCCTGCGGCTGCACACCCGGTCGCGCGTCGTGACGGGCGGCGGCCCGGCCAGCGAGACCGCGAACCTGGAGCGGGCCCAGCGGGTGTGA
- a CDS encoding FdhF/YdeP family oxidoreductase gives MKKPPRDEPRDDLTVTPPKTWAAGVPAVVHALEYSLAQTSPKETAVDLLTMNQVDGIDCPGCAWADPAPGHRHRNEYCENGAKHINDEATTRRITADFFREHSVFDLAQRSDLWLNQQGRLTEPMVKRPGSDHYEPISWRDALDLLAGELKALDSPDEAVFYTSGRVSNEAAFVLQLFARAYGTNNLPDCSNMCHESSGFALHETLGTGKGTVSLDDLHHADLIFLVGQNPGSNHPRQLSALEQAKRNGARIVAVNPLPEAGLLRFRNPQKASGVIGQGVRIADRFLHIRPGGDLALFQALNRLLLEAEDARPGTVLDHAFIRDSTSGFEEFAEHARQASWDDVTATTGLTREEIERVRDEVLRSKRVIVCWAMGITQHKHGVPTIREIVNFLLLRGNLGRAGAGACPVRGHSNVQGDRTMGIWEQMPDSFLDALRDEFGFDPPRAHGLDSVDSIKAMREGRIKVFLGVAGNFVRAAPDSAVTEEAMRNCRLTAHVSTKLNGSHTVCGQTALILPTLGRTERDHQAGGEQFVTVENSMSEVHTSRGRLKPASPLLLSEVAILCRLARRTLGAGPGNVRWEEFEADYGTIRDRISRIVPGLYDFNRRVARPGGIRLPNPVNEGVYRTATGKAVFTRNTWSVPDVPEGHLLLQTLRSHDQWNTIPYTLNDRYRGIHGSRRVVMVNPDDLSALSLAGGDRVDVVGVWHDDTERRAEGFEVVPYPTARGSAAAYYPETQVLVPLDSVADISNQPTSKGIVVRLERVTP, from the coding sequence ATGAAGAAGCCGCCCAGGGACGAACCCCGGGACGACCTGACCGTCACCCCGCCCAAGACCTGGGCCGCGGGCGTGCCCGCCGTGGTGCACGCACTGGAGTACTCCCTGGCGCAGACGTCCCCGAAGGAAACCGCGGTGGACCTGCTGACCATGAACCAGGTCGACGGAATCGACTGCCCGGGCTGCGCCTGGGCGGACCCCGCACCCGGCCACCGCCACCGCAACGAGTACTGCGAGAACGGCGCCAAGCACATCAACGACGAGGCGACGACACGGCGGATCACCGCGGACTTCTTCCGCGAGCACTCCGTCTTTGACCTGGCCCAGCGCTCCGACCTGTGGCTGAACCAGCAGGGGCGCCTGACCGAGCCGATGGTCAAGCGGCCCGGCTCCGACCACTACGAGCCGATCAGCTGGCGCGACGCCCTCGACCTGCTCGCCGGGGAACTGAAGGCGCTCGACAGCCCCGACGAGGCGGTCTTCTACACCTCGGGCCGGGTCAGCAACGAAGCCGCCTTCGTGCTGCAGCTCTTCGCCCGCGCCTACGGCACCAACAACCTGCCCGACTGCAGCAACATGTGCCACGAGTCGAGCGGCTTCGCCCTGCACGAGACCCTCGGCACCGGCAAGGGCACCGTCAGCCTCGACGACCTCCACCACGCCGACCTCATCTTCCTGGTGGGACAGAACCCCGGCAGCAACCACCCGCGGCAGCTGTCCGCGCTGGAGCAGGCCAAGCGCAACGGCGCCCGCATCGTCGCCGTCAACCCGCTCCCGGAGGCGGGGCTGCTGCGGTTCAGGAACCCGCAGAAGGCCAGTGGGGTGATCGGCCAGGGCGTCCGCATCGCCGACCGGTTCCTGCACATCCGGCCCGGCGGCGACCTCGCCCTGTTCCAGGCACTGAACCGGCTGCTGCTCGAGGCCGAGGACGCCCGGCCCGGCACGGTCCTGGACCACGCGTTCATCCGCGACAGCACCAGCGGCTTCGAGGAGTTCGCCGAGCACGCCCGGCAGGCCTCCTGGGACGACGTGACCGCCACCACCGGTCTGACCCGCGAGGAGATCGAACGGGTCCGCGACGAGGTACTGCGCAGCAAGCGGGTCATCGTCTGCTGGGCGATGGGCATCACCCAGCACAAACACGGCGTGCCCACCATCCGGGAGATCGTCAACTTCCTGCTGCTGCGCGGCAACCTCGGCCGGGCCGGAGCCGGCGCCTGCCCGGTGCGCGGCCACAGCAACGTCCAGGGCGACCGCACCATGGGCATCTGGGAGCAGATGCCGGACTCCTTCCTGGACGCCCTGCGCGACGAGTTCGGCTTCGACCCGCCGCGCGCCCACGGGCTCGACTCGGTCGACTCGATCAAGGCGATGCGGGAGGGCCGGATCAAGGTCTTCCTCGGCGTCGCGGGCAACTTCGTGCGGGCCGCCCCCGACAGCGCGGTCACCGAGGAGGCCATGCGCAACTGCCGCCTGACCGCCCACGTCTCCACCAAGCTCAACGGGTCGCACACCGTCTGCGGGCAGACCGCGCTGATCCTGCCCACCCTCGGCCGGACCGAGCGCGACCACCAGGCGGGCGGCGAGCAGTTCGTCACGGTGGAGAACTCGATGAGCGAGGTGCACACCTCCCGGGGACGGCTCAAGCCGGCCTCGCCCCTGCTGCTCAGCGAGGTCGCCATCCTGTGCCGGCTCGCCCGCCGCACCCTCGGCGCGGGCCCCGGGAACGTGCGCTGGGAGGAGTTCGAGGCCGACTACGGCACGATCCGCGACCGGATCTCCCGGATCGTGCCGGGCCTGTACGACTTCAACCGGCGCGTGGCCCGCCCCGGCGGCATCCGGCTGCCCAATCCCGTCAACGAGGGCGTCTACCGCACCGCCACCGGCAAGGCCGTGTTCACCCGCAACACCTGGAGCGTGCCCGACGTGCCCGAGGGCCACCTGCTGCTGCAGACCCTGCGCTCCCACGACCAGTGGAACACCATCCCCTACACCCTGAACGACCGCTACCGGGGCATCCACGGCAGCCGCCGGGTGGTCATGGTCAACCCGGACGACCTGAGCGCCCTGTCCCTGGCGGGGGGCGACCGGGTCGACGTCGTCGGCGTCTGGCACGACGACACCGAGCGGCGCGCCGAGGGCTTCGAGGTGGTCCCGTACCCCACCGCCCGCGGGTCCGCCGCCGCGTACTACCCGGAGACCCAGGTCCTGGTCCCGCTGGACAGCGTCGCCGACATCAGCAACCAGCCCACCTCCAAGGGCATCGTCGTCCGGCTGGAGCGCGTGACCCCGTAG
- a CDS encoding winged helix DNA-binding domain-containing protein — protein sequence MSVLDARSLNRAALARQLLLDRADHPVLGAVAHLGGMQAQEPQEPFVGLWSRLRDFAPRALDDLLTGRRVVRTHLMRRTVHLVTAEDVLAWRSRHDAMLRGRVLGTYRRELAGVDLDELAAAGRAVLADGEPRSMGDLARAVAARWPDAGPRPLGELLVAALIPTVQLPPRGLWRTRAGVRNAPVADWLGREVDPPAPPGTDPVGEELVRRYLAAFGPAASADLRAWCGLAGLPAAVAAVRGELVSFRDERGRELLDLPDAPRPDPGTPAPVRFLPAFDNAVLGYQDRGRIIDDPHRGLSVTGARFVLVDGRVSATWTVKDGTVTVAPLRRLTRPERAEVAAEGQALASFLSEGGSDRATVGAAPP from the coding sequence GTGAGCGTGCTCGACGCCCGGTCGCTGAACCGGGCGGCCCTCGCCCGGCAGTTGCTGCTCGACCGCGCGGACCACCCGGTGCTCGGCGCCGTCGCGCACCTCGGCGGCATGCAGGCACAGGAGCCGCAGGAACCGTTCGTCGGGCTGTGGTCGCGGCTGCGCGACTTCGCCCCGCGGGCGCTCGACGACCTGCTGACCGGGCGTCGGGTGGTGCGGACCCACCTGATGCGCCGCACCGTCCATCTCGTCACCGCCGAGGACGTACTGGCCTGGCGGTCGCGCCACGACGCCATGCTGCGCGGACGCGTCCTCGGCACCTACCGCCGCGAGCTCGCCGGGGTCGACCTCGACGAGCTCGCGGCGGCGGGCCGCGCGGTCCTGGCCGACGGCGAGCCCCGCTCGATGGGGGACCTCGCCCGCGCCGTGGCCGCGCGGTGGCCGGACGCGGGACCGCGGCCGCTGGGGGAGCTGCTGGTCGCCGCGCTGATCCCGACGGTGCAGTTGCCGCCGCGCGGACTGTGGCGCACCAGGGCCGGGGTACGCAACGCCCCGGTGGCCGACTGGCTGGGCCGCGAGGTGGACCCGCCGGCCCCGCCGGGCACCGATCCGGTCGGGGAGGAGCTGGTACGGCGCTACCTGGCCGCGTTCGGGCCGGCCGCCTCGGCGGACCTGCGTGCCTGGTGCGGGCTCGCGGGGCTGCCGGCCGCGGTCGCGGCGGTGCGCGGAGAACTGGTCTCCTTCCGCGACGAGCGGGGCCGGGAACTGCTGGACCTGCCCGACGCCCCGCGGCCCGACCCCGGCACCCCGGCACCGGTGCGGTTCCTGCCCGCCTTCGACAACGCGGTCCTCGGCTACCAGGACCGCGGCCGGATCATCGACGACCCGCACCGCGGCCTGTCGGTCACCGGCGCCCGCTTCGTCCTCGTCGACGGGAGGGTCTCGGCGACCTGGACCGTCAAGGACGGCACGGTGACCGTCGCCCCGCTGCGCCGGCTCACCCGGCCGGAGCGCGCCGAGGTCGCCGCGGAGGGGCAGGCCCTCGCGTCCTTCCTCTCCGAGGGCGGGAGCGACCGTGCCACGGTCGGGGCGGCACCGCCCTGA
- a CDS encoding SRPBCC family protein: MSTVEETIEIAVPVRTAYDQWTQFECFPRFMTTVKRVEQVRPAVTLWVVGLGPLRREFATEIVDQVPDSHLTWRSLGQRHGHRGEVTFRPGEGEHTSVTVRMSAEPRGLTGVLALVPGAAGRVVRRELAHFKAYVEGHGEASGAWRGTIRDGQVRPEEPEPPRSRVAVWPVG; this comes from the coding sequence ATGAGCACCGTCGAGGAAACGATCGAGATCGCCGTACCGGTGCGCACCGCGTACGACCAGTGGACCCAGTTCGAGTGCTTCCCGCGGTTCATGACCACCGTCAAGCGCGTCGAACAGGTCAGGCCCGCCGTGACCCTGTGGGTCGTCGGACTCGGCCCCCTCCGCCGGGAGTTCGCGACCGAGATCGTGGACCAGGTGCCCGACTCGCACCTGACCTGGCGCAGCCTCGGGCAGCGCCACGGCCACCGGGGCGAGGTGACGTTCCGGCCGGGCGAAGGGGAGCACACCTCGGTGACCGTGCGGATGTCGGCCGAGCCGCGCGGACTCACGGGCGTACTCGCCCTGGTCCCCGGGGCGGCCGGCCGCGTGGTGCGGCGCGAACTCGCGCACTTCAAGGCGTACGTCGAAGGACACGGGGAGGCGAGCGGCGCCTGGCGGGGAACCATCCGCGACGGCCAGGTGCGGCCGGAGGAGCCGGAGCCGCCGCGCAGCCGGGTGGCGGTCTGGCCCGTGGGCTGA
- a CDS encoding VOC family protein, whose translation MTAKAVTHLTFRGDAREALTFYRAAFGGDLTVVTYKDAGDVRDPAAADQVMFGQVSTADGPSVMAYDVPSDLPYHQGENAFFVSVRGETTEEITAYWERLAEDATVLRPLGAAPWAPLYGMLRDRFGVTWVLDVVSEYNA comes from the coding sequence GTGACCGCCAAAGCCGTGACCCACCTCACCTTCCGCGGCGACGCCCGCGAAGCCCTCACCTTCTACCGGGCCGCGTTCGGCGGGGACCTGACAGTGGTGACGTACAAGGACGCCGGCGACGTCCGGGATCCCGCCGCGGCCGACCAGGTGATGTTCGGCCAGGTGTCCACCGCCGACGGCCCGAGCGTGATGGCCTACGACGTGCCGTCCGACCTGCCCTACCACCAGGGCGAGAACGCGTTCTTCGTCTCCGTCCGGGGTGAGACCACCGAGGAGATCACCGCGTACTGGGAGAGGCTGGCCGAGGACGCGACCGTCCTGCGGCCGCTCGGGGCCGCCCCGTGGGCGCCCCTGTACGGCATGCTGCGGGACCGGTTCGGCGTCACCTGGGTCCTGGACGTCGTGAGCGAGTACAACGCGTGA
- a CDS encoding helix-turn-helix transcriptional regulator, with product MQKTSARLLSLLSLLQARRDWPGAVLAERLDVSARTLRRDVDRLRELGYPVRAVKGPDGGYRLDAGTRLPPLLFDDEQAVALAVALRTAAATGAGIEDGAERALTTLRQLMPARLRHRIDALEVTSVTRSAPRPQPQTDTGVLMALSAAVQAREVLRFDHAPARAAATAAEEAPPPRRVEPHHLVARGGRWYLVAWDLDREDWRVFRADRITPRTPTGPRFTPRELPGGDVAAFLTGRFRGSDGSGDWPCRGTAVLRLPASAVSPHAADGTVEELGPDRCRLTMGAWSWPSLAAAFCLYDADIEVVGPPALEEAFAGLADRCAGAVAKRPRRR from the coding sequence ATGCAGAAGACCTCGGCCCGGCTGCTGTCCCTGCTCTCGCTGCTCCAGGCCCGCCGGGACTGGCCCGGCGCGGTGCTCGCCGAGCGGCTGGACGTCAGCGCGCGCACGCTGCGCCGCGACGTCGACCGGCTGCGGGAGCTGGGCTACCCCGTCCGGGCGGTGAAGGGCCCCGACGGCGGCTACCGCCTGGACGCCGGGACGCGGTTGCCCCCGCTGCTCTTCGACGACGAGCAGGCGGTCGCCCTCGCGGTCGCGCTGCGGACCGCCGCGGCCACCGGCGCCGGGATCGAGGACGGGGCCGAGCGCGCCCTGACCACGCTGCGCCAGCTCATGCCCGCCCGGCTGCGGCACCGGATCGACGCCCTCGAGGTCACCTCCGTCACACGGTCCGCGCCCCGGCCGCAGCCCCAGACGGACACCGGGGTCCTGATGGCGCTCAGCGCCGCCGTCCAGGCACGCGAGGTGCTGCGCTTCGACCATGCCCCGGCCCGCGCCGCGGCCACCGCAGCCGAGGAGGCGCCGCCCCCGCGCCGGGTGGAGCCGCACCATCTCGTCGCCCGGGGTGGGCGCTGGTACCTGGTCGCCTGGGACCTGGACCGCGAGGACTGGCGGGTCTTCCGCGCCGACCGGATCACCCCGCGCACGCCCACCGGACCGCGCTTCACGCCCCGGGAGCTGCCCGGCGGGGACGTGGCCGCCTTCCTGACCGGCAGGTTCCGCGGCTCGGACGGCTCCGGGGACTGGCCCTGCCGCGGCACGGCCGTACTCCGCCTGCCCGCGTCCGCGGTGTCCCCGCACGCCGCCGACGGGACGGTCGAGGAGCTGGGTCCCGACCGTTGCCGGCTCACCATGGGCGCCTGGTCGTGGCCCTCGCTCGCGGCCGCCTTCTGCCTCTACGACGCCGACATCGAGGTGGTCGGCCCGCCCGCGCTCGAGGAGGCGTTCGCCGGGCTGGCCGACCGCTGTGCCGGGGCCGTCGCGAAGCGGCCCCGGCGACGGTGA